The Vibrio gallaecicus genome contains a region encoding:
- a CDS encoding type II secretion system F family protein has translation MNKTSQPQLKNYRWKGINSSGKKVSGQTLALTELEVREKLKEQHIQIKKIKKSSVSALTRITNRVTPKDITVLTRQLATMLTTGVPIVQAIKLVSDNHRKAEMKSILSHISKGVEAGTPISKSMRTASRHFDDLYTDLVATGELSGTLAEVFERLATYREKSEQLRAKVIKALIYPAMVVLVALAVSYLMLTMVIPEFESMFAGFGAELPWFTQQVLHLSHWMQAYSFYAAVGIIVSIISFKLVRKRSYSIRLATSRLGLKFPILGGVISKASIAKFSRTLSTSFSSGIPILTSLKTTAKTAGNLHYEVAIGEVHRETAAGMPMYIAMRNTDVFPEMVLQMVMIGEESGNLDDMLNKVATIYEFEVDNTVDNLGKILEPLIIVFLGTVVGGLVVAMYLPIFNLMSVLG, from the coding sequence ATGAATAAAACAAGCCAGCCACAATTAAAAAATTATCGTTGGAAAGGAATCAATAGCTCCGGTAAAAAAGTGTCAGGACAAACTTTAGCGCTTACAGAGTTAGAAGTAAGAGAAAAGCTTAAAGAACAGCATATACAAATTAAGAAAATAAAAAAAAGCAGTGTTTCCGCTTTAACTAGAATAACCAACCGAGTGACACCAAAAGACATTACCGTATTAACTAGGCAGCTAGCCACCATGCTTACAACAGGTGTACCAATTGTTCAGGCAATTAAGTTGGTTTCAGACAATCATCGTAAAGCTGAAATGAAATCGATTCTTTCACATATAAGTAAAGGAGTGGAAGCGGGCACCCCAATATCTAAATCCATGCGAACCGCAAGCCGCCATTTTGATGACCTATACACAGATTTAGTCGCTACCGGTGAGTTATCAGGGACATTGGCTGAAGTCTTTGAGCGGCTAGCTACTTATCGTGAAAAAAGCGAGCAATTGAGAGCTAAAGTCATTAAAGCGCTAATCTACCCAGCGATGGTCGTGCTAGTAGCATTAGCAGTTTCTTACTTAATGCTCACTATGGTTATTCCTGAATTCGAGTCAATGTTTGCAGGATTTGGGGCTGAGTTGCCCTGGTTCACTCAACAAGTTCTACATTTGTCTCACTGGATGCAAGCCTATAGTTTTTACGCTGCGGTCGGTATCATCGTCTCTATTATCAGCTTTAAACTTGTCCGAAAACGATCCTACTCAATTCGCTTGGCGACCAGCAGACTTGGTTTGAAATTTCCAATCTTGGGCGGTGTTATATCAAAAGCCTCCATAGCAAAATTTAGCCGAACTCTTTCCACCAGCTTCAGCTCTGGTATTCCAATTTTAACCAGCTTGAAAACCACCGCAAAAACGGCAGGTAACCTACATTATGAAGTCGCAATTGGCGAGGTTCATCGAGAAACAGCAGCTGGTATGCCAATGTATATTGCAATGCGTAATACCGATGTTTTCCCTGAAATGGTGTTGCAAATGGTGATGATCGGAGAGGAGTCTGGAAACCTAGACGACATGCTCAATAAAGTCGCTACTATCTATGAATTTGAAGTGGATAATACCGTAGATAATTTAGGTAAAATTCTAGAACCTTTAATCATCGTTTTCCTTGGTACGGTAGTTGGGGGGCTTGTAGTTGCCATGTACTTACCAATATTTAATCTTATGAGTGTGTTAGGATAA
- a CDS encoding prepilin peptidase — MEVFDYYPWLFPVLAFIFSLLIGSFLNVVIHRLPIMMEREWKQECSECFPEHNIPLPEGTFNLSVPRSTCPKCSTQLRLIDNIPVLSWLLLRGKCHSCSNPISVRYPLVELLTATSCLVVASHFSFSYYAVALLFFTFVLIVATFIDLDTMLLPDQLTLPLMWSGIALALFGISPVSLQDSVIGAMAGYLCLWSVYWAFKLLTGKDGMGFGDFKLLAALGAWLGWQHLPLIILLSSLVGLVFGLIQLRLKQQGIDKAFPFGPYLAIAGWVSLIWGNDIMNWYFTSVLGI; from the coding sequence ATGGAAGTATTTGATTACTATCCTTGGCTATTTCCTGTATTAGCTTTTATTTTTAGCCTGCTCATTGGCAGCTTCCTAAATGTCGTGATCCATCGTTTACCTATAATGATGGAGAGGGAGTGGAAGCAAGAATGTTCAGAATGTTTTCCTGAACACAATATCCCATTGCCGGAAGGCACCTTTAATTTAAGTGTTCCTCGGTCAACATGCCCAAAATGTTCAACACAACTTAGGCTCATTGATAATATCCCAGTCCTTAGCTGGTTATTATTAAGAGGAAAGTGTCATAGCTGCTCCAATCCCATAAGTGTTCGTTACCCTTTAGTTGAATTGCTCACCGCAACGTCGTGTTTAGTCGTTGCAAGCCATTTTAGTTTCAGCTACTACGCCGTTGCACTGTTATTTTTTACTTTTGTCCTTATTGTCGCCACGTTTATCGACCTAGATACAATGCTACTTCCTGATCAACTGACATTACCTCTGATGTGGTCTGGTATCGCTCTTGCTCTATTCGGTATAAGCCCTGTTTCTTTACAAGACTCTGTCATCGGTGCAATGGCTGGTTACTTGTGCCTTTGGAGTGTCTATTGGGCATTTAAGCTATTGACCGGTAAAGATGGTATGGGCTTCGGTGATTTTAAATTACTCGCGGCGCTCGGAGCCTGGTTAGGTTGGCAACATTTACCTCTAATAATCTTACTTTCATCACTTGTAGGGCTAGTATTTGGTCTAATACAATTGCGATTAAAACAACAAGGTATCGACAAAGCCTTTCCATTTGGTCCTTATCTTGCTATTGCTGGCTGGGTGAGTCTCATTTGGGGTAATGATATTATGAATTGGTATTTCACTTCTGTACTAGGAATTTAA
- the coaE gene encoding dephospho-CoA kinase (Dephospho-CoA kinase (CoaE) performs the final step in coenzyme A biosynthesis.): MPLIIGLTGGIASGKTTVANLFHEHFGIDIVDADIVAREVVEIGSEGLNSIALHFGDDILSEDGSLNRAKLREIIFSNPEEKQWLNNLLHPLIRNKIQQDLASISSPYGFLVAPLLIENNMQEMIDRILVVDVSSEEQVNRTVIRDNVTSEQVEAILKSQVSRELRLSQADDVIENHTKNQELLPQITELHQKYLAIELENRSK; the protein is encoded by the coding sequence ATGCCATTAATTATTGGGCTGACTGGTGGCATCGCCAGTGGTAAAACAACTGTCGCCAACTTGTTCCATGAGCATTTTGGGATAGATATTGTTGACGCTGATATTGTTGCAAGAGAAGTTGTTGAAATAGGAAGTGAAGGTTTAAATTCGATTGCCCTTCATTTCGGTGATGACATTCTTTCAGAAGACGGGAGTTTGAATCGAGCAAAATTACGCGAGATCATATTTTCTAACCCTGAAGAAAAACAGTGGTTGAACAATTTATTACACCCACTGATTAGGAATAAAATACAACAAGATCTTGCTTCTATTTCATCCCCTTACGGTTTTCTTGTCGCTCCCCTACTAATCGAAAATAATATGCAAGAAATGATCGATAGGATACTTGTTGTGGATGTTTCTTCAGAAGAACAAGTTAATCGTACTGTCATTCGTGATAATGTTACTTCAGAGCAGGTTGAAGCTATTCTAAAATCTCAAGTATCTCGAGAGCTTCGATTATCACAAGCTGATGATGTGATTGAAAATCACACAAAAAACCAGGAACTTTTGCCTCAAATCACAGAATTGCATCAAAAGTATCTGGCTATTGAACTAGAAAATCGGTCAAAATAG
- the zapD gene encoding cell division protein ZapD: protein MITHKFEHPLNEKTRIYLRVESLLRQLHLSSTFSDAQQYQLFFRSLFDLLEIFEQMQLKSELAKDIEKQRLTYKSWLNVDGVDHQMLQTLLFDIDNTHQSLMKAERFGQSLKEDRFLAAIRQRFNLPGGSCCFDLPALHYWLHLPLDKKIRDANAWTGSLQSLSDALNLWLKLTRETGHFKNQIARAGFFQSDAEDANILRLSIPMQYGAYPMISGHKNRFAVKFMSFDTGQACTQDIEFELAICT, encoded by the coding sequence ATGATCACCCATAAATTTGAACATCCTCTCAATGAGAAAACACGTATTTACTTAAGAGTCGAATCACTCTTAAGGCAACTTCATTTGTCTTCTACATTTTCAGATGCTCAACAGTATCAACTATTCTTTCGCTCGCTTTTTGATCTTCTAGAGATTTTTGAGCAAATGCAGCTAAAGAGCGAACTTGCTAAAGACATCGAAAAACAACGATTAACCTATAAAAGTTGGTTAAATGTTGATGGTGTCGACCACCAAATGCTTCAAACTCTACTCTTTGATATTGATAATACCCACCAGTCTTTAATGAAAGCGGAAAGATTTGGTCAGTCTTTAAAGGAAGACAGGTTTCTAGCGGCTATCCGACAACGTTTCAACCTTCCAGGTGGTTCATGCTGCTTTGACTTACCAGCCTTACATTACTGGTTGCACTTACCGCTCGATAAAAAGATAAGAGATGCAAATGCTTGGACTGGCAGCTTACAATCCCTATCTGATGCGTTAAATTTATGGTTAAAACTCACCCGAGAGACAGGGCATTTCAAGAACCAAATTGCACGAGCAGGGTTCTTCCAAAGTGATGCCGAAGATGCCAATATTTTGCGCCTTTCTATTCCAATGCAATACGGCGCTTACCCTATGATTTCCGGTCATAAAAACCGTTTTGCTGTTAAATTCATGAGTTTTGATACAGGGCAGGCATGTACTCAAGATATAGAGTTTGAGTTAGCGATTTGCACCTAA